Below is a genomic region from Sorghum bicolor cultivar BTx623 chromosome 9, Sorghum_bicolor_NCBIv3, whole genome shotgun sequence.
CGCAAATTCTGCGGTCCGTGCTACAGCTAGTGTGATGTGCTGGTCTAggagaaatgaaaaaaattaaaatacttcctccatctcaaaaaatatatatttttaactCTGTGACATCGTGTTTGACCGCTTgtcttatttaaattttttatacaaattataaaataaaaaaattattattaaagtatctctaatgattaaatactatcaaaatagacgatatTTATATAAAAGATTTTAATAAAACGATGGTCAAATAAGATGTTTAAAAGTCAATAACAATGGTCCTTTTGAAACAGAGGGATTATATCAATGTGATGGGCTAAGATAGATGCTTTCAGatgtgaaaaaaaaatcacGTAGGGGTCCCATCCCATCGCCCAATCATTTTGGCtattatctaaatatatattatcatACGATCCAGCGTCTTCAGGCACAAATGATAGTGATCAGTCCTTTTGTACTTTAGGAAAATGTCAGCTGCGTGCTTTTTTGCGCCGCTGTGCAAATGGGATTTGTGAGCATGCACCTTCGCGGTGTGTAGATAGCACGAGAGAATATATAAAGGGCATCGAATTatctgtgtgtatatatatccaTGCATGCAAGGAAATTTAGATGATCTTTGGAGGAAGTTGTGAAGCATTGATCAACATAGTCCTCGTTTGgcaatagtttttttttcttttctttaagaCATAATCAATTTACAAGAAATGAGGGTCCGTTAATTATTTTTATGGGCAAAATATAGTGGAATTAGTTAAATAATATAACATGCTATATAAATGTGTGGCAATATTGTTATATACAGTGAGTTATTTGGATAGATACCATTATAGTTTTGCAAGTTTTGGGAACCATCATCACTATTTACCTGAGATTTGCCACTACAATTTGCTTTGTACCTAATATATAACGTGTTGTATGCTGTGGATACCATTGGACCCATTCGCAGGCCAACATGTTTTTGTATCACCCAAAATACCCCTCAATCCTTCTCTCCTTTGTCATTAGCGTGTGGACAACACACATCACCTTCCTATCCCCATCTTCTTCCCCACGATAATCAGAGGTTGTATGTtgatgccttctctctctctcacattgCACCACACATGGAGCCTCTCACGTCGGCCTTAGGCTAGCTCCCACCACACCTATGCTATCGACATGTCTCTAGTGCCTATACAGCTCCACACCCATGCAGTTGCCCATCAATGTATTTGCTTCTTGCCCTTGGCTCGGTAGTGATGATCCGCATGGTGCAAAACACAATTGTCGACCTCACGATGCTCTGGTACGTCCAAAATGAGCATCGAGTCCCACGTGCTCAAGGAGCGCAAGGATGATTAAGGGTGCCTGCGGAAGTTTCTGGGGGAGGAGGATGGCCAAGGACCGATGAGGAGGTGTGAGGAGATTGACCATGATGCCCATGGAGGACGATGCCTAGAGGAGGAAGAAAACCACATGAGTACTTTTGTTTAGACAAAATTTTGTAGCCATTGGACCCAAGGTCGTGAGAGACGTAGAAAGTGGCGTATTTCAGGTATTAGTAGAATTGTAATGGAAAATCTCAAAATAGGTAAATAGTAATGATAGTTTTCAAAATTACAAAACTATAATGGCACCAATCCGAACAACCGTATAGTTGGTGCCGTGTAATTATATGGCAATCAACTAAAAAATTTAGGTCGTGTTTGGAATGTTGCAAATTTTCTCTACTATTGAATTTCTCTGTGAAACTAATCCAAACTCCCGCGACAATTCCATGTAATTCATGtgaaattcaatcaatccaaatagcTACACAACAAAAACTAGCTACAACATGGAGCTAGGCTACTTACAATGGGCAAGACTGAAGCTATGCTAGTTTTTCCccctttgtttttcttttgggTCGTTGGTCTAATGCTACGGTTCGATaagatggccttgtttagttcaccctgaaaaccaaaaagttttcaagattccccgtcacattgaatcttgtggcacatacatgaaacattaaatatagacaaaaataaaaactaattacacagtttagctgtaaatcacgagacgaatcttttgatcctagttagtccatgattggataatatttgtcacaaacaaacaaaagtgctacagtaccgaaaacttttcacttttcggaactaaacaaggccgatgtTTGAGAGTCACTTTTGTGTCCttggtaaggccttgtttagttcgcaaaaattttcaagattccccgtcacatcgaatctttggtcgcatgcatggagcattaaatatagacgaaaataaaaactaactacacagtttaccggtaatttgtgagattaatcttttgagcctagttactccgtgattggacaatgtttgtcaaataaaaacgaaatgctgcagtagctaaaaacaaaaattttcgcgaactaaacaaggcctaagcccaAAACAACAAAAACCAGCTACAACATGGAGCTAGGCTACTTACAATTGGCAAGACAGAAGCTATGCTAGTCCCCccctttgttttccttttgggTTGGTCTCATGCTATGGTTCAGATAAGATGTTTGAGAGTCACTTTTGTGTCCTTGGTAAGCCCAAAACAACAAAAACCAGCTACAACATGGAGCTAGGCTACTTACAATTGGCAAGACCGAAGCTATGGTAGTCCCGCCCCCCCTTTGTTTTCCTTTTAGGTTGGTCTAATGCTATAGTTCTGATAAAATGCGTCCCCCtatttgttttcctttttgGGTTGGTCTAATGCTATAGTTCAGATAAAATGCTTGGGAGTCATTTTATATCCTTGGTAAGCCCGTATATGTATTGTCGACCTGACTTTAATGTGCAAAGAAATGTGTCAACCTAAGATTAAGGCATGCTAGGGGCTTGTAGAAGTCAGCTTAGGCGTACTTCATTTCAACTgcactttttttaaaaataaaaaaggtttCAGCAGCAATGTGTTACATATATTTTCTGTACTGATACCCTAACATAATATCCCAGTAATAATTCTTTCAACAAAATACATCTCAGGTATTTTATTTCTATAATAAAACACACAGGAGAGCCGTGTACCACGTTACCACTTGTAAACGCTATGACAATGCAAAACAAAAGTGGCAAAGGTAACACGGCACCGAGAGAGGCATTTCGGGGCTCCAAGACGAGAGGCTTTCCTTTGCACCAGGGCTTGGCGATAGCAATAGTGGCGTCGACGGATACGTCCAGCGGATAGCCCAACGTCCACGTACACCGTTTTTGGTCCACCTACCAGCAGTTCTCGCGCGCcgctccgtccgtccgtccaacCCCCGTCCGTCCCACcgagagacgacgacgacgagggcgACGGAGGAAAAGGCAAGCGACGAGCACGAAAAGCAGGAGGGAGGGCAACTCTCGTCTCGTCCCCAAAGGGCAGCGGCGCGTCGGCCCTCGGCAGATCCATCCAAACCTTCTCGCGAAACCCTccaaaagaaataaaaacaaacaaaacaaaagcCAGGCGAGGAGAGAGAAAGGAggagagatagagagagagagggggacggaaaaaaatatttgtgggtagagaagagagagaagtagTAGGGGGGTTGGGCGCGTGTGGGCCCCGCATCCCCCCGCGGGTTTTACTTTTGGAGCCGCCCGGTTTTGTCGTCTCCTCCGTCCGTCCGCCCCCCGCCCCCCGCTATTACCCCGCCCCCCCTCTCCTTCCTGTTCCCCTCCATCTCTCCCTCGCCCCCTGTGCCCGCCCCCGCctcacacacacgcacacaccCCACAGCCTACAGCGCTCCCTTCTGCTGCCTGCTTGCTCCAGCGCCCGCCTCTCCTCGAGctgccgccgcgcgcgcgcgcgcccccGCCCGCTGCTCGTTCCTCCCGCCTGCTTGGCTCGGCGAGCCCTGCCAGCAAGAGGTTGGTGGGCGGCGCGGGGATTTGTATTGGAGGAGCCGAGGAGGGTGCTTGGCCGCGAGGAGATCGGGGGCGCGGGAGGGTGGCCGCGCTCGGTTCAGCGGGATCACTTGGCGCGGGGCCCATGCCGTGAGCAAAAGCCAAGCTTTTGTTGCCCGGGGGAGAGATCTTGCACTTGCCGCGGAAGTGAAGCCGGCGGTGCGGTCCCGAGCCGAGCGGCGCCcgccccccgccgccgccgccatggccggcAGCGACGAGGTCAACCGCAACGAGTGCAAGGTGCGCGCGCGCCTCCCTCCCGTCGCTTccgcttccttccttccttccttccttgggCTTCCTTGTATATATACTAGTACTAATTTCGTCGCGCGGGCATGTCACCCCGCCGTCCTTGCGTCCGGCTCCCGCCCCTCGGTTGCGCGTTTCGGAAGGGGGAGGAGGCGTTCTTCGGCGGGCGGGTGCGCcaggccgccgctgccgcctgcCGCTTTATGATTCGGTGGATTGGGGCCAGCGCTGGCCGGTGATTTCCCGGTCAATCGCTGCCTTTTCTTTCCCCTTTGGGCTCAACCCGCAATTTTATCCTCTTCGCACTTGCCCCCGTTGTTTTTGGAGTTTGGGAGGGAGTGGCGAGGAGGGATGCCCACGGAAATGGCTACCCAACAAGAGGGGAAGCGACCAAATCATGCCAAAGCTTCCATCTTTTCGGGCAAGCGGAGGCCAAAGATCGCCGCTCGCATTGCCCTTGTCACCCATGCGAGGAAACTGCAAAGGAATACTACTAGCCGAATAGCCGAATAGGAAGGATGGGAGGCGCTGCAACGACTGCCATGTGTTTGTGTTTGTGTTTGTGATGAGAGGGGGACTCAAACTGTTGCTGCTGTTGATGTTGTGCAGGGTGCGGTGCCGATCCACACAtgggtgctcatctccaacttcAAGCTGGCGTACAACATGCTCCGGCGGGCCGACGGCACCTTCGACCGCGACCTCGCCGAGTTCCTGGACCGCCGGGTGCCGCCCGACGCGCGGGCCCAGGAGGGGGTCTCCTCGTTCGACCACGTCATCGACACGTCCACCGGCCTCGAGGTCCGCATctaccgcgccgccgccgccgccgctaacAACAACGGTGGCGCGGCCGCGGTCACCCTGCCCATCCTGGACTTCCTCGCCGGCGCGCCGTCCCCGGACCCGTTCCCGGTCATCCTCTTCTTCCACGGCGGCAGCTTCGCGCACTCTTCCTCCGGCACGGCCATCTACGACAACCTGTGCCGCCGGTTCGTGAAGCTGAGCAAAGGCGTGGTGGTGTCCGTCAACTACCGTCGCGCCCCGGAGCACCGGTACCCGTGCGCCTACGACGACGGCTGGACGGCGCTCAAGTGGGCCATGTCGCAGCCCTTCCTCCGCAGCGGCAGGGGCGGGGACGCCCGCCCCCGCGTCTTCCTGTCGGGCGACAGCTCCGGCGGCAACATCGCCCACCACGTTGCCGTCCGCGCCGCCGACGCCGGGATCAACATCTGCGGCAACATCCTGCTCAACGCCATGTTCGGCGGCACGGAGCGCACCGAGTCGGAGCGGCGGCTGGACGGCAAGTACTTCGTCACGCTCCAGGACAGGGACTGGTACTGGAAGGCGTACCTGCCCGAGGACGCGGACCGGGACCACCCGGCGTGCAACCCGTTCGGGCCGAACGGGCGGCGGCTCAGGGGGCTACCCTTCACCAAGAGCCTCATCATCGTGTCGGGCCTGGACCTCACCTGCGATCGGCAGCTGGCGTACGCCGAGGGCCTCCAGGAAGATGGCCACCATGCCAAGCTCGTGTACCGTGAGAAGGCCACCGTGGGTTTCTACCTGCTGCCCAACACGGACCACTACCACGAGGTGATGGAGGAGATCGCCGACTTCCTCAGGGCTAACCTCTAGTACATACTACTACGACATCAcagctgcctgcctgcctgcctgctgaTCATAAGACTCATCGACCAGTGGTCGTCTCAGACACAAACTTCAACCTCTTGTTATAGCAAGAAGATGGTAAGCTTGACTTATAGTTGTACCGATCtgctctcctcctccgccttatactgctgctgctgctgcttggggGTAATCTGCTGAATTCCGGCGACGACGGCAAGGCATTGCTGCTGTCCATGGCCAAGTGGTGCACTCAAAAGGACAGCCAGCTCCATATTTCTGATCTGATGATAAAAGCTCTAGTAGGAAAGGAATCACGGTGACTTTTTGTTTCGTCGTCGGGTGAAAGTCGTTCTGCTgatcaacaaagctttgatgaTCTGCGTCCTGGTTGATGGAGAGAAGCCTATTATTTCGCCTTCAAtcaccctccctccctccctccctccctccccggAGGGAATTCATCATCTAACATTCTGTGTACAGTGGTGGACTGACGGACCAACAAGGAGGTGGAcggcctttttgttgttgctgtGTTTGATGTATTACTACTAGTAGTTTTTTTCTCATCTTTTCTGGATTGGATGCTGCCTACCCCTcactctatgatgaatctattaTCTATCTACCCATGTTTTGTGAAACATGTTTCCAATCTACTAGGCAATCCCTGAAGAAATTGTGCTACTACTAGTGCTGGCCTGTCGTCTCCTTTCTTGTCCAATCTCTGTATACAATGCTCAACTACTGATATGTTGTATTGCGTGTACCTTGCATGCCTCTGGGTTTTTCTCCACGTGGGTGTCGGTGAAATGTGGTGAAGAGGATGGCCTGATGACTGTGTGTCCTTTGCACCCGTGCCATGTGTCATTCCTTTTGTATCCAACCTCCGATCCGACAGCTTAAAAACTTCTGTAATCGCCTGTACTTGCCACGGGGGCGTCTGTCAGTGTAGTAGCAAGGTGGTGGAAGGATTGCGATCCCAGGCAACCCAGGGCCAGGGGAGGAGAGAGTGTACTAGTACCAGATAGATCACGTCCCATGTCAGTGACATTTTCATGCTCCTTTCGCTGTAGGTGCATGGATCGTGTCGTTTCGTCCGTTTTCAGTAGTAGTTGGGGGAATGGATTTGGCTCCGGTTTGTCTCGTCTCAATCCTCGATTCTCTCCTGATCTCccgggctgctgctgctgctgaattCCTGAATGTGACCTTGTTCCTGATGATGCGCCGCGCGTGGCATTCCCGCACAGCGGCATGCTAATGGTATTTGTGTCACTCCTAAGTTTCCATCCATCGATTGAAAATGGAAAAGCCTTGCCACGGACCGTTTGGATGGAGCTTTGGAAGTCCACAAGCACAAATTGAACAGACGGCAGCAAGGACGTGTCTGGAGCACGGGTAAACAGGACCATTAGCCGGCCCTTTTAATTTGTACAGCGGCCGCCGGCCAGCCGGACGGCTGTAAAGCAGGGAGGGCGGCCCTGCTCGTCAAaaggccgagactttctcgtgcaacaccagcagcagcagcagcagcacttgCCAAAAGCCGCTTACGCTCACGGCCGGGGAGGAGAGCACAGGCTGATCTCTCGGCGCCGCGCGTGGAAAGGTGGCGTGGCTCTTCCGCAAAAAGACAAGCCGAGCAGAGCCGAGACGAGCACGAGGCTCGTCCAGGGCCAGTCAGCACGGCCGACCGGCCGGCTCGCATTCCTATCCCATCTCTATAGCCGGGGTCTGGGCGCCTGCCTGCCCAAAGTGCAGTGCCGCTGGCACATCAAACAAAGAGATGAGTCTTGGAGGCGTTCTGGAGCCTGGTCAGCACCGCCTGGTTAGCGCCCCCGCTCGTTCTCGTCTCTTTTCTCGGCTTCTTTTGCTGTCCTCTACTCCAGTCCAGTGCTGTCGCCACCAGCCCGCCTGCTGTCACCTCTCGCTCTCCGCCGGCCGTAATGGTGTGTCTGTTTTTGTGTTTGGTTTTGGGGGTAGAGTGGGATGGAATAGCCACTGTGAAATGAAGATTGACAAACCGTTGTTAAATCAGCATCACGATCGCAAACGGTCAGCGATGAGCTCCACACGCCTATGAATTTCGATGAAGGTCCTGATTATTGGAattgttaaggccttgtttagtttaaaaggtACCCAaatattttcaagattttccgtcacatcgaaactTGTGTCACATGtacgaaatattaaatatagatgaaaacaaaaactaattgtacagtttgcctataaatcgcgagatgaatcttttgagcctagttagtccacgattggacaatatttgtcaaataaaaacgaaaatgctacaatatctgaagacaaaaaattttagaaactgaACAAGACCTAAGTATCTGCATGGATTTAGATTTATAATATGAATAATGGTATCTGCATGGATTTAGATTTATAATATGAATAATGGTAGCAGaaacaaaattcaaaaactcctATTATACTACTATGTCCGTAAATtagcatatacatatataacatgatAGAAACCACAAAAAAATGTTTAGAAGAGTATACCTGCAGCTGTGTATAGCAGCTTGACGCGCAGTGACATCAGTGCAATAGtcatcaattcaatcaatcaatTAAAGTATAGATCAAAGGCATATTGTTCTCTCAATCACTCGTGCACACTGGTGGCAGTACTTATAGTGGTTTCTAGCGTGCCAAGCTTTCACAGGAGAGGTTATTAGTATATCTAGGCATGAAATCCTCCACCTTCACGTCAAACAATAATATGgtactattttttttagaaagtaCTGTAATACGGAGTAAAGTAAAGGGCATTGCACCTTACATTTTTACTCATGGTCTTTAATATTAAGCCCACTAGAAAGCATAGGTAAAAGAACCTTTGAGAATTATTTAAATTTTCTGCATTTTATTACACAAAATCTAAGGGTCCAGCCCATCGTATAAATTCTAACACTGATCGACTAATGCGGCTGTTAAATCACCGGTACGATCGCAAACAATCGGTAATGAGCAAAACAACCAGACTGTTGTTGTTTTAATAGGGAGTAGGGATGCAAAATTGTGCTTTttcgaggggggggggggggggggcacagCAGGAAGGAGCATGGGCTCTCCCGGGCAGTACGGGGCCCCAAATAGTGCGGGAACAGTGCGCAACGTGTCACGTTGGCGCGGCGCAATTATATGCGCGCCCCAAGGACGGTACCGGACCGGACAGGACCGGAGCGGCTAGACGCCTACTACTGGGTACTGTAGACCACTAGACCTTTCAACCTTTCCGcaagccgacgacgacgacgacgatccaCGCCGGCTCGGGGGAGAAAAATCCCAGGGCTATccggttggtcctgccgatcccgacgagagccaagcaagcaggcaggcaggcaggcaggcgccCGGACTGGCATCACATGTGTTAAACGAGAGATGTGTCCGGGCCGGCGGACCTAACGCCCAAGCTCATTTAATCCGGAGCGCGTACGCTGCCGAAAGGCACACCTTTGCCTTTGGATTGATGAATTGAATGGGTGACGGCGAGGCCTCCGGCCACCCGTTTTGAGCCGGCCGGGGGCCGGACTGGACGGCCGTGAAGCGGACAGGCAGGCGGTACGGACTACGGAGCCGGTGAGCCAAACGTTTCGTCTACTACTATCCCCGGCCGCATTGATCGCTCCGGCACGAATCCGCCCACCGGCCTCACCGCGCGATGGGGATCCTTTTTATGCGTGATGCATGAGAAGCGACTTCACGTACGGTCAGACGTTTGTAGAGTCACAGCCGAGGCGATTTGTGGTAGTTTTTCTCTCATGTGTGTGTCACGCTTGTCACGAGAATCGAATGCATGTGTTACTAGAAAAAATACTGCTAGTGTTTTGTCCAGTCGATCGGTCGGTGCCGGTGGCTAGCTGCTCGGTTTGTTTGGTCAGTCGTCACACGAGACGCATGCTTTGCATCATCAGCGCCCGGATCGCGGTCACACTGCCCAGACGGAGCCGCGTGGTCAACCTTGTGCAACCGAGTTTTTGTTCTGTGCTGTGCGGGAGAGCGGTCCATGACACGACACGGAAGCGCGCGCGCGCGGTCGCAGGCTCATCATGCATGCTCCTCTCGGTTGATCACTTCGATCTGAtccgacgacgtgcggacgcCGGACGGGAGGGCTGAATAGTCCCCGCCGAGAGCCGACGCCGACTGCTGTGTTCTGTCCGGCGTCGGCGATACGCGTGTGCGGGCGGGTCGGCACGGCGGCCGCTGGCGAGCTATAGCGGTCGCAATCAAGCGACCAGCTGGTGCCTGGTAGTGCTCGCGTCCACGTGACGGAGCGTGGAGGCCAGGAGGGGGGGAGGGAGGGCGTCGGCACGGAGGTGCTGGGGACGGGGTTGGTTGTCTGGCTGGCGGCTACTTGGCGCGCACACGAGGAGcggatgaggatgaggatggctgtCTGGTCTGGCCGCGCGGGGCCTGACCGGCGGCCCCAGTCTCGGCTCGCcttttgtttgttttgttttctttcgGGTTTTGTTGGCTTGTGGTGGGGAATCCGCGTCGCCGTAGCCTCCCGTCCCCCGTAGGCTTTGGCGCCTTGCGCCTGGTCGCTGCTACGTGTTCGCTTCCTCCGCTCGCATGCCGGCCTGCATGCAGCCTGCCCCATCCCACTCTTTTCACACTAGCGGCTCGATGAACAAAGGCGTCTACTAAATTcgtacatactccctccatctcaaaaaaaaatcattgtTTTTGACTTTCAAACATCTTGTTTGACCATCCGTTTTatttaaactttttatataaataCCATCTATTTTaatatgacttatttgatcattagagatactttaataatgatttatctattttagaatttgcacaaaaattttaaataagacgagcgGTCAAACATGATTAGTCAAAGTCAACAACAACGGTctttttgagacggagggagtacagaatatcaaatataaataaaagaaattatctataatttaccaGATAAATCTTTAATATTGTGACAAAACAGTTGGGACGAGCTTTATGTCTAATAATAGTCATCCAAAATACAAGatccatttgtcctttgggtagcgctatagGTAAAAAGTTcgatacctatttttagtcttctccaacaacaagacctaaaagacaacactctctgcaaatgagcCTCGAGAAAAAAAGATACCCAAATTTAGGTTATGTCTCTCCTGATATCCAAAATAAGTCTTCTATATGGGTACTCTTTTGAAGGCTACACGTATTGCGTTGGAAAACTATTTTAGGTTTAGGTTCACAAATGCGTCTgctattggagacagccttaTATGGCAATTAATGGGGCGCCACGCCCCACGCACCGAGGCGCTCCCTCCTCCGTCTCGCCCTCGCTCGCTCGTGCGCTTTGACTTGTTGTCCTCTGCCGTTTGGCGCTGGCGCTGGCACTGTTCTGTCCACCAATGGGATGGGGGGCTGGACGCTACGCTAGTCCTCTCGTTCGTCGGACGTATGTAAGACACTTTTaaaaagatttctcgtcacgtcgaatcttacgacagaatattaaatataaataaaaaaaagataactaattgtatagtttacctgtaaatcacgagacgaatcttttaagtctaattgttttgtaattggataatgtttgtcaaataaaaacgaaagagctacactgtcaaaatctaaaaaaaatttggatctaaacaaggccttaggatgCAAGAGTTTATTATAGAGTTTAacgtaattaattatatattatttatgatattttactGATATAGAAacatatttattaaagaaagaggtagaaaaaataaggtcCTATGAATTTTTTTCGGATGTcatatcggatatgtcggaaggggtttttagaaactaataaaaaaataaattacttaGCTCGTcaagaaactgcaagacaatataattaatctgttattagcatatatgggttactgtagcacttaaggctaatcatgaagtaactaggcttaaaagatttctctcgcgatttttcaaccaaactgtgtaattagtttattttttatgtatatttaatgtttcatgcatgtgtctaaagattcgatgtgatggatgaaaattttttttaaGTGAGTAAGTAATAGGGCCTACTAGAAAAATActggtaggc
It encodes:
- the LOC110430265 gene encoding gibberellin receptor GID1-like encodes the protein MAGSDEVNRNECKGAVPIHTWVLISNFKLAYNMLRRADGTFDRDLAEFLDRRVPPDARAQEGVSSFDHVIDTSTGLEVRIYRAAAAAANNNGGAAAVTLPILDFLAGAPSPDPFPVILFFHGGSFAHSSSGTAIYDNLCRRFVKLSKGVVVSVNYRRAPEHRYPCAYDDGWTALKWAMSQPFLRSGRGGDARPRVFLSGDSSGGNIAHHVAVRAADAGINICGNILLNAMFGGTERTESERRLDGKYFVTLQDRDWYWKAYLPEDADRDHPACNPFGPNGRRLRGLPFTKSLIIVSGLDLTCDRQLAYAEGLQEDGHHAKLVYREKATVGFYLLPNTDHYHEVMEEIADFLRANL